One Pseudomonas brassicacearum genomic region harbors:
- a CDS encoding TPM domain-containing protein translates to MRVLKIGLVLLLWVFAVTAQAELKFPALTGRVVDTAQMLDPSVRGQLDAQLKAHEQATGEQVVVVTLADLQGTSIEDFGYQLGRHWGIGQKDKNNGALLIVARDDRKLRIEVGYGLEDRLTDAQSSVIINQVITPAFKTGNFNKGISDGVAAMLVVLGGSPLDEPAPVYSADGQQEESDFVGRHPWLFVLLVMLFIITVMVCQVLGILPSGGGGSSSSGRGGFGGGGSGGGGGGFSGGGGSFGGGGSSGGW, encoded by the coding sequence ATGCGAGTGTTGAAAATTGGCCTGGTGCTGTTGCTCTGGGTGTTTGCAGTCACGGCCCAGGCCGAATTGAAGTTTCCGGCGCTGACCGGGCGCGTGGTGGACACCGCCCAGATGCTCGACCCGTCGGTGCGCGGGCAACTGGATGCGCAGCTCAAGGCCCATGAACAGGCCACCGGCGAGCAAGTGGTGGTGGTCACACTGGCGGACCTGCAAGGCACCAGCATTGAAGACTTCGGCTATCAGTTGGGCCGGCATTGGGGCATCGGGCAAAAGGATAAAAACAACGGTGCGCTGCTGATCGTCGCCCGGGATGACCGTAAACTGCGCATCGAAGTGGGCTACGGCCTGGAGGATCGCCTGACCGACGCCCAGAGTTCGGTAATCATCAACCAAGTGATCACCCCGGCCTTCAAGACCGGCAACTTCAACAAAGGCATCAGCGACGGTGTGGCGGCGATGCTGGTGGTGTTGGGCGGCAGCCCGCTGGACGAACCGGCCCCGGTGTACAGTGCGGACGGGCAGCAGGAAGAGAGCGATTTCGTCGGGCGTCATCCATGGCTTTTCGTGCTGTTGGTGATGCTGTTTATCATCACCGTGATGGTTTGCCAGGTGCTCGGTATCCTGCCGTCTGGAGGCGGCGGTTCCAGCAGCTCCGGCCGGGGAGGCTTTGGCGGCGGAGGTTCCGGCGGCGGTGGCGGTGGCTTCAGCGGGGGCGGGGGCAGTTTCGGAGGCGGCGGTTCGTCGGGCGGCTGGTGA
- a CDS encoding acyl-CoA dehydrogenase has protein sequence MPWQTLIERGERLPAHPDLAEGYATLLQRLGPVTPFELAVTGARLMATPGLAFLVGYQAALRVLWPSAPQSLGALCATEQRSLRPADMRTRLSDLRLSGRKDFVTAGDAAEWLLIAARSEAPGETPRLNLAVVYPGEPGVTLEKLPAIALMPDVSHGRVLLDDALCELLAGDGWDAYVKPFRTLEDLYVLSAMTAWLYGVGQECAWPQALQLRLLALLAGCAEVSRHNPSSAAGHVLLGGLFAQFDGLDGELNTALANGPGSWREMWTRDKAVMEMAAGARAKRLAKALG, from the coding sequence ATGCCCTGGCAAACCCTGATCGAACGCGGCGAGCGCCTGCCGGCCCATCCGGACCTGGCCGAAGGTTATGCAACCTTGCTGCAACGCCTGGGGCCGGTGACACCGTTCGAGCTGGCGGTGACTGGAGCACGGTTGATGGCCACGCCGGGGCTGGCTTTCCTGGTGGGGTATCAGGCGGCGCTGCGGGTGCTTTGGCCGAGCGCACCGCAGAGCCTTGGCGCCCTGTGTGCCACCGAACAGCGCAGCCTGCGCCCGGCGGACATGCGGACCCGCCTCAGCGATTTGCGCTTGAGCGGACGCAAGGATTTCGTCACCGCCGGCGATGCCGCCGAATGGCTGCTCATCGCCGCTCGCAGCGAAGCACCCGGTGAAACGCCACGACTGAACCTGGCCGTGGTCTATCCCGGCGAGCCCGGCGTAACCCTGGAAAAACTCCCGGCCATTGCCTTGATGCCAGACGTCAGCCATGGCCGCGTCCTGCTCGACGACGCGTTGTGCGAGTTGCTGGCGGGGGACGGTTGGGATGCGTACGTCAAACCGTTTCGCACGCTGGAAGATCTTTACGTGCTCAGCGCCATGACCGCCTGGCTGTATGGCGTGGGGCAGGAATGCGCCTGGCCCCAGGCGTTGCAGTTGCGTCTGCTCGCGTTGCTGGCCGGTTGCGCGGAGGTGAGCCGGCACAACCCGTCCAGCGCGGCCGGGCATGTGCTGCTGGGCGGGTTGTTCGCGCAGTTCGACGGGCTCGATGGCGAGCTGAACACTGCACTGGCCAACGGGCCTGGGTCGTGGCGCGAGATGTGGACGCGGGATAAAGCGGTGATGGAGATGGCGGCGGGCGCGCGGGCCAAGCGGTTGGCCAAGGCGTTGGGTTAG
- a CDS encoding phospholipase D-like domain-containing protein — protein sequence MSGPVFPWREGNRFELLVDGPQFFPRMLVEIARAQEQVELELYLVEAGACAEAMVQALVQAAERGVRVRCLFDDYGSLAFTLGLRNRLTEAGVELRFYNRLSWRRWVRNLYRDHRKLLLVDQRLAVVGGTGVTDEFWNPLDDHCEWHEVMVEIVGPLVLDWQLLFDRQWLANRHRRAWKPASNFGLPRLPRVPPMGEGMGRVAYADARQHRDILQSLSRALNSGQKRIWMATPYFLPTWNVRRSLRKAAARGIDVRLLLTGPRTDHPSVRYAGHRYYPRLLKAGVKIFEYQPCFLHLKMVLVDDWVSIGSCNFDHWNLRFNLEANLEALDPALSAAVAASFERDFAQSLQVSLDAWQRRPLWKRVKQRLWGWVDRLVVNLLDRRG from the coding sequence ATGAGCGGCCCGGTATTCCCCTGGCGTGAAGGCAATCGCTTCGAGTTGTTGGTCGACGGCCCGCAGTTCTTCCCGCGCATGTTGGTGGAAATCGCCCGTGCCCAGGAACAGGTTGAGCTGGAACTGTACTTGGTAGAGGCGGGGGCCTGCGCCGAGGCGATGGTCCAGGCCCTGGTCCAGGCCGCCGAGCGCGGCGTGCGGGTGCGCTGCCTGTTCGATGACTACGGCAGCCTGGCGTTTACCCTGGGCCTGCGCAACCGCCTGACCGAGGCCGGCGTGGAGTTGCGGTTCTACAATCGCTTGAGCTGGCGCCGCTGGGTGCGCAACCTCTACCGGGATCACCGCAAGTTGTTGTTGGTGGATCAGCGTTTGGCCGTGGTCGGCGGCACTGGGGTGACCGATGAATTCTGGAACCCCCTCGATGACCACTGTGAGTGGCACGAAGTGATGGTGGAAATCGTCGGGCCGCTGGTGCTCGACTGGCAGTTGCTGTTCGATCGCCAATGGCTCGCCAACCGTCATCGACGTGCCTGGAAGCCGGCGTCCAACTTTGGTTTGCCACGCTTGCCCCGCGTGCCGCCTATGGGTGAGGGCATGGGGCGGGTGGCGTATGCCGACGCCCGCCAGCATCGCGACATCCTGCAATCGCTGTCCCGGGCGTTAAACAGCGGCCAGAAGCGGATCTGGATGGCGACGCCGTATTTCCTGCCGACCTGGAACGTCCGCCGCTCCCTGCGCAAGGCCGCGGCCCGGGGCATCGATGTGCGCCTGTTGCTGACCGGCCCGCGCACCGACCATCCGTCCGTGCGCTACGCCGGGCACCGTTACTACCCAAGGCTGCTCAAGGCCGGCGTGAAAATATTCGAATACCAACCGTGTTTCCTGCACCTGAAGATGGTGCTGGTGGACGATTGGGTCAGCATTGGTTCCTGCAATTTCGATCACTGGAACCTGCGTTTCAACCTTGAGGCGAACCTCGAAGCCCTCGACCCGGCCCTCAGTGCCGCGGTGGCGGCGAGTTTCGAACGGGACTTCGCCCAGAGCCTGCAAGTCAGCCTCGACGCCTGGCAGCGTCGGCCGCTGTGGAAGCGGGTCAAGCAGCGGTTGTGGGGATGGGTGGATCGGTTGGTGGTGAATCTGTTGGATCGGCGGGGTTAG
- a CDS encoding class I SAM-dependent methyltransferase → MSATATPVRPAPDHHAQFIALLQASLEQNAFIKLVLAKYVGDEADLQRLIIKQLTVKDQACLSFVYRYKTRDITKNFPLAEGVETIAALLPASFKNAHLLAVTDEAQLEYSKKGKSSLFKSKPQQLREVPSAEHNREKNRFLDLNRPFLADLGVTNHEHELIPAMSRKWKQINKFIEVFSHALTSSPLALDKPVRVSDFGSGKGYLTFAIHDYLRNTLQAEGVVTGVELREDMVKLCNEAAARLEHPGLSFQHGDVRSVAPSAVDVMIALHACDIATDYAIHMGIRSGASIIMCSPCCHKQIRLQIQSPALLKPMLQYGLHLGQQAEMVTDSLRALFLEACGYETKVFEFISLDHTNKNKMILAVKRAEPADPTELLAKIQALKAFYHVTEHCLETLLRADGYL, encoded by the coding sequence ATGTCCGCCACCGCAACTCCCGTCCGTCCCGCGCCGGATCACCACGCCCAGTTCATCGCGCTGCTGCAGGCGAGCCTTGAGCAGAATGCGTTCATCAAGCTGGTGCTGGCCAAGTACGTGGGTGACGAAGCGGACCTGCAACGGCTGATCATCAAGCAGCTGACGGTCAAGGACCAGGCCTGCCTGTCTTTCGTCTACCGCTACAAGACCCGCGACATCACCAAGAATTTCCCGCTGGCCGAGGGCGTGGAAACCATCGCCGCGCTGTTGCCGGCGTCGTTCAAGAACGCGCATTTGCTGGCGGTCACCGACGAGGCGCAGTTGGAGTACAGCAAGAAAGGCAAGAGCTCGTTGTTCAAGAGCAAGCCCCAGCAACTGCGTGAAGTGCCTTCTGCCGAGCACAACCGTGAGAAAAACCGCTTTCTTGACCTGAACCGGCCGTTCCTGGCCGATTTGGGGGTGACCAACCACGAGCACGAGCTGATTCCGGCGATGTCGCGCAAGTGGAAGCAGATCAACAAATTCATCGAAGTCTTCAGCCATGCGCTGACGTCTTCGCCACTGGCTCTGGACAAGCCGGTGCGGGTTTCGGATTTCGGTTCGGGCAAGGGCTACCTGACCTTCGCCATCCACGATTACCTGCGCAACACCTTGCAAGCCGAAGGCGTGGTGACCGGCGTCGAGCTGCGCGAAGACATGGTCAAGCTGTGCAACGAAGCTGCCGCGCGCTTGGAACACCCGGGCTTGAGCTTCCAGCACGGCGACGTACGCAGCGTGGCGCCCAGCGCGGTGGATGTGATGATCGCCTTGCACGCCTGCGACATCGCCACCGATTACGCGATCCACATGGGCATCCGCTCGGGCGCCTCGATCATCATGTGCTCGCCGTGCTGCCACAAGCAGATCCGCCTGCAGATCCAGAGCCCGGCGCTGCTCAAGCCAATGTTGCAATACGGCCTGCACCTGGGCCAGCAGGCGGAAATGGTCACCGACAGTCTGCGGGCGCTATTCCTGGAGGCGTGTGGCTACGAAACCAAGGTGTTCGAGTTCATCTCCCTTGACCACACCAACAAGAACAAGATGATCCTGGCGGTCAAGCGCGCCGAACCTGCGGACCCGACCGAACTGCTGGCGAAGATCCAGGCACTCAAGGCGTTCTACCACGTCACCGAGCATTGCCTGGAAACCTTGTTGCGGGCTGATGGTTATCTCTAG
- a CDS encoding TPM domain-containing protein produces MALLTEHEQRKVAEAIARVERDTDAELVTVLAARADDYAYIPLLWASLLALVLPGVVHYLTGWLTLHSLLLVQWVSFIVLCLVFRIPRVTTHLIPRSVRHWRASNLARRQFLEQNLHHTVGSTGILIFVCEAERYVEILVDEGISKRLDNKNWDAIVAAFTQQVRQGQTLEGFVTCIEACGELLKVHVPVTHERNELPNRLVVLG; encoded by the coding sequence ATGGCACTACTGACTGAACACGAACAACGCAAGGTCGCCGAGGCCATCGCCCGGGTCGAGCGGGACACCGACGCCGAACTGGTCACGGTGCTCGCCGCCCGTGCAGACGACTACGCCTATATTCCCCTGTTGTGGGCCAGCCTGCTGGCCCTGGTACTGCCCGGCGTGGTGCATTACCTCACGGGCTGGCTGACCCTGCACAGCCTGTTGCTGGTGCAATGGGTCAGTTTCATCGTGCTGTGCCTGGTGTTCCGCATTCCCAGGGTCACCACGCACCTGATTCCCCGTTCCGTGCGTCACTGGCGGGCCTCCAACCTGGCGCGTCGACAGTTTCTCGAACAGAACCTGCATCACACGGTGGGCAGTACGGGGATATTGATCTTCGTTTGCGAGGCCGAACGCTATGTGGAAATCCTGGTGGACGAAGGCATTTCCAAGCGCCTCGACAACAAGAATTGGGACGCCATCGTCGCCGCGTTCACCCAGCAGGTTCGCCAGGGGCAGACGCTGGAGGGGTTTGTGACCTGCATCGAAGCCTGCGGCGAATTGCTCAAGGTGCACGTGCCGGTGACTCACGAGCGCAATGAACTGCCGAATCGGTTGGTGGTGTTGGGCTAA
- a CDS encoding serine hydrolase domain-containing protein encodes MSKGWFLIPLLILNLSVQAEDWPGEQWPSGPTPSGPAIEALEQYAFPPRDDATRQGIRTDALLVIQDGRLVYERYAGPTTAETPHLTWSISKSLMATVFGVAYGEKLFGLQDPAAQYYPALGKHPGLTLADLFHWASGLDWQEDYEYAPLNSSVVAMLYTRGRRDMAGFTAQHESFSPPGQVFRYSSGDSNLLAAALKNIVGPQRYPDYPWTALFEPLGIRRAIWETDASGTFVGSSYAYLTARDLARVGLLMQRDGRWGERQLIPRDWVAFNREPFARFQVGQDEAVPGGHWWLNRAADPAIRPWPDAPPDTFVALGHWGQALYIIPSAKLVIVRYGDDRDGSYRHNELLKRAMAAFAGAVQP; translated from the coding sequence ATGTCCAAAGGCTGGTTCCTGATCCCGCTGCTGATACTCAACCTGAGCGTCCAGGCCGAAGACTGGCCCGGCGAGCAATGGCCAAGCGGCCCGACTCCGAGCGGGCCGGCCATCGAAGCGTTGGAGCAATACGCCTTCCCGCCCCGGGACGATGCAACCCGCCAAGGCATCCGCACCGACGCGCTGCTGGTGATCCAGGACGGTCGGCTGGTCTACGAACGCTACGCCGGACCGACCACCGCCGAGACCCCGCACCTGACCTGGTCCATCAGCAAAAGCCTGATGGCGACGGTGTTCGGCGTGGCCTACGGTGAAAAACTGTTTGGCCTGCAAGACCCGGCCGCCCAGTACTACCCGGCGTTGGGCAAGCACCCGGGCCTGACCCTGGCCGATCTTTTCCACTGGGCTTCGGGCCTGGATTGGCAGGAAGACTACGAATATGCGCCGCTCAATTCCTCGGTGGTGGCGATGCTGTATACCCGGGGACGCCGCGACATGGCGGGGTTCACTGCGCAGCACGAAAGTTTCAGCCCGCCAGGGCAGGTGTTCCGTTATTCCAGCGGCGACAGCAACCTGCTGGCCGCCGCGCTGAAAAACATCGTCGGCCCGCAGCGCTATCCCGATTACCCCTGGACGGCCTTGTTCGAACCGCTGGGCATCCGCCGCGCCATTTGGGAAACCGACGCCAGCGGCACATTCGTTGGTTCGTCCTATGCCTACCTCACGGCGCGGGACCTGGCGCGTGTCGGGCTGTTGATGCAGCGGGACGGTCGCTGGGGCGAACGGCAGTTGATCCCCAGGGATTGGGTCGCGTTCAACCGCGAGCCTTTCGCCCGATTCCAGGTCGGCCAGGACGAAGCCGTGCCCGGCGGCCATTGGTGGCTCAACCGCGCCGCCGACCCAGCGATCCGGCCCTGGCCTGACGCGCCGCCAGATACCTTCGTCGCGCTGGGGCACTGGGGCCAGGCGTTGTACATCATCCCCAGCGCCAAACTGGTGATCGTGCGCTACGGCGACGACCGCGACGGCAGCTATCGCCACAACGAACTGCTCAAACGAGCCATGGCGGCGTTCGCCGGGGCGGTGCAGCCATGA
- the bglX gene encoding beta-glucosidase BglX has product MKKLCLLGLFVTLASQSVFADNLPAPMENKDAFISNLMKQMTLDEKIGQLRLISIGPEMPREMIRKEIAAGNIGGTFNSITRDENRPMQDAAMRSRLKIPMFFAYDVIHGHRTIFPIPLALASSWDMDAIYRSGRIAAQEAAADSLDITFAPMVDISRDPRWGRTSEGFGEDTYLVSRIAGVMVKAFQGNGANAADSIMASVKHFALYGAVEGGRDYNTVDMSPVKMYQDYLPPYRAAIDAGAGGVMVALNSINGVPATANTWLMHDLLRKEWGFKGLAVSDHGAIFELIKHGVAQDGREAAKLAIKAGIDMSMNDSLYGKELPGLLKAGEIEQSDIDNAVREVLAAKYEMGLFKDPYLRIGKAEDDPADTYAESRLHRADARDVARRSLVLLENRNQTLPLKKTAKIALVGPLAKAPIDMMGSWAAAGRPAQSVTLFDGMTRALGAESKLVYARGANITGDKKVLDYLNFLNFDAPEVVDDPRPAQVLIDEAVKAAKDADVVVAAVGESRGMSHESSSRTELNIPASQRELIKALKATGKPLVLVLMNGRPLSLLDEKQQADAILETWFSGTEGGNAIADVLFGDYNPSGKLPITFPRSVGQIPTYYNHLSIGRPFTPGKPGNYTSQYFDDTTGPLYPFGYGLSYTEFSLSDMALSSTTLNKTGKLDASVTVENTGKRDGETVVQLYIQDVTGSIIRPVKELKNFRKVMLKAGEKKVVHFTVTEDDLKFYNAQLKYAAEPGKFNVQIGLDSQDVKQQSFELL; this is encoded by the coding sequence ATGAAGAAGCTGTGTTTGCTGGGCCTGTTTGTCACTCTGGCCAGTCAATCCGTATTTGCCGACAACCTGCCAGCCCCCATGGAGAACAAGGACGCGTTCATCAGCAACCTGATGAAGCAGATGACCCTCGATGAAAAGATCGGCCAATTGCGCCTGATCAGCATCGGCCCCGAAATGCCCCGGGAGATGATCCGCAAGGAAATCGCCGCCGGCAACATCGGCGGTACGTTCAACTCCATCACCCGTGATGAAAACCGTCCGATGCAGGACGCGGCCATGCGCAGCCGGTTGAAGATCCCGATGTTCTTCGCCTATGACGTGATCCATGGCCACCGCACCATTTTCCCGATTCCATTGGCCCTGGCCTCCAGCTGGGACATGGACGCCATCTACCGTTCCGGCCGGATCGCCGCCCAGGAAGCTGCGGCGGACAGCCTGGACATCACCTTCGCACCGATGGTCGACATTTCCCGCGACCCGCGCTGGGGCCGGACCTCCGAAGGTTTTGGCGAGGACACCTACCTGGTGTCACGCATCGCCGGAGTGATGGTCAAGGCGTTCCAGGGCAACGGCGCCAACGCCGCCGACAGCATCATGGCCAGCGTCAAGCACTTCGCCCTGTACGGCGCGGTGGAAGGCGGCCGGGACTACAACACCGTGGACATGAGCCCGGTGAAAATGTACCAGGACTACCTGCCGCCCTACCGCGCCGCCATCGACGCCGGAGCCGGCGGGGTGATGGTCGCGCTGAACTCCATCAACGGCGTGCCCGCCACCGCTAACACCTGGCTGATGCACGATTTGCTGCGCAAGGAATGGGGCTTCAAGGGCCTGGCCGTCAGTGACCACGGCGCCATTTTCGAACTGATCAAGCACGGCGTCGCCCAGGACGGTCGGGAAGCGGCGAAGCTGGCGATCAAGGCCGGCATCGACATGAGCATGAACGACTCGCTCTACGGCAAGGAACTGCCAGGCTTGCTCAAGGCCGGTGAGATCGAGCAGAGCGACATCGATAACGCGGTCCGGGAAGTGCTCGCGGCCAAATACGAGATGGGCCTGTTCAAGGATCCGTACCTGCGCATCGGCAAAGCCGAAGACGATCCGGCCGACACTTACGCCGAAAGCCGCCTGCACCGCGCCGATGCCCGTGACGTGGCACGCCGCAGCCTGGTGCTGCTGGAAAACCGCAACCAGACCCTGCCTCTTAAGAAGACCGCGAAAATCGCCCTGGTCGGCCCGCTGGCCAAGGCACCGATCGACATGATGGGCAGTTGGGCCGCCGCTGGGCGTCCAGCGCAGTCGGTCACCCTGTTCGACGGCATGACCCGCGCCCTGGGCGCCGAGTCGAAGCTGGTCTACGCCCGTGGCGCCAACATCACCGGCGACAAGAAGGTGCTCGACTACCTGAACTTCCTCAACTTCGACGCCCCGGAAGTGGTGGACGACCCGCGCCCGGCCCAAGTGCTGATCGACGAAGCGGTGAAAGCCGCCAAGGACGCTGACGTGGTGGTGGCGGCCGTGGGTGAGTCCCGTGGCATGTCCCATGAATCCTCGAGCCGCACCGAGCTGAACATTCCCGCCAGCCAGCGCGAGCTGATCAAGGCCTTGAAGGCCACCGGCAAGCCGCTGGTGCTGGTGCTGATGAATGGCCGACCGCTGTCGTTGCTGGACGAGAAGCAACAGGCTGACGCGATCCTGGAAACCTGGTTCAGCGGCACCGAGGGCGGCAACGCCATCGCCGATGTGTTGTTCGGCGACTACAACCCGTCGGGCAAGCTGCCCATCACCTTCCCACGCTCGGTAGGGCAGATTCCGACCTACTACAACCACCTGAGCATCGGCCGGCCGTTCACCCCGGGCAAGCCGGGCAACTACACCTCGCAGTACTTCGATGACACCACAGGTCCCCTCTATCCGTTCGGCTATGGCCTGAGCTACACCGAGTTCAGCCTGTCGGACATGGCCCTGTCGTCCACCACACTGAACAAGACCGGCAAGCTCGACGCCAGCGTCACGGTGGAAAACACCGGCAAGCGTGACGGCGAAACCGTGGTGCAACTGTACATTCAGGACGTCACCGGCTCGATCATCCGCCCAGTGAAGGAGCTGAAGAACTTCCGCAAGGTGATGCTCAAGGCCGGCGAGAAGAAAGTCGTCCACTTCACCGTCACCGAAGACGACCTGAAGTTCTACAACGCCCAGCTCAAGTACGCGGCGGAGCCGGGCAAGTTCAACGTGCAGATCGGCCTGGACTCCCAGGATGTGAAGCAGCAGAGTTTTGAGTTGCTCTGA
- a CDS encoding YceI family protein, translated as MFKRSFSLAVASLLLACAALPAQADWYLDGESSRLSFISSKNGNVSEVQRFLVLHGQVQPEGLARLEVELESINSGIPLRDERMRTELFEIKQFAEATVTAQLDLAPIQDLANGAQLELRLPLTVNLHGKSHEYNVELLATRLDERRFQVVTLEPVVLNAADFDLAPGLEKLRNLAGLSAISLSVPVNAVLIFTAR; from the coding sequence ATGTTCAAGCGGTCTTTCTCTCTCGCTGTCGCGAGCTTATTGCTGGCCTGCGCCGCGTTGCCGGCCCAGGCCGATTGGTACCTGGACGGCGAATCGTCGCGGCTGTCGTTTATCAGCAGCAAAAACGGCAATGTCTCCGAGGTCCAGCGGTTCCTGGTGCTCCACGGCCAAGTCCAGCCCGAGGGGCTGGCACGCCTGGAAGTGGAGCTGGAGTCGATCAACAGTGGCATTCCCTTGCGGGACGAGCGCATGCGCACTGAGCTGTTCGAGATCAAGCAATTTGCCGAAGCCACCGTCACCGCGCAGCTCGATCTCGCGCCGATCCAGGACCTGGCCAACGGTGCGCAGTTGGAGTTGCGCCTGCCGCTGACGGTGAACCTGCACGGCAAGTCGCATGAATACAACGTCGAACTGCTGGCGACGCGCCTGGATGAACGTCGCTTCCAGGTGGTGACCCTGGAGCCGGTGGTGCTCAACGCCGCGGATTTCGATTTGGCGCCGGGCCTGGAGAAATTGCGAAACCTGGCCGGGTTGTCGGCCATCAGTCTGTCGGTGCCGGTGAATGCGGTGCTGATTTTCACGGCTCGCTGA
- a CDS encoding LemA family protein, translated as MNLRLNPRIGLQMLALMLFSTLLAGCGINNIPTLDEQAKAAWGQVQNQYQRRADLIPNLVETVKGYAQHEQETLTAVIEARAKATSIQVDASTLDNPEKLKQFQQAQDQLTGALSRLMVVSERYPDLKANQNFLALQSQLEGTENRIAVARRDFILAVQKYNTEIRTFPGRLWHSVMYSNLPVRETFEATSPNAEKAPEVKF; from the coding sequence ATGAATCTACGACTGAACCCCCGCATAGGCCTGCAAATGCTGGCCCTGATGCTCTTCTCCACACTGCTGGCCGGTTGTGGCATCAACAACATCCCGACCCTGGACGAACAGGCCAAGGCCGCCTGGGGCCAGGTGCAGAACCAGTACCAGCGGCGCGCCGACCTGATTCCCAACCTGGTGGAAACCGTCAAGGGCTACGCCCAGCACGAGCAGGAAACCCTGACCGCGGTGATAGAAGCACGGGCCAAGGCGACGTCGATCCAGGTCGATGCCAGCACCCTGGATAACCCGGAAAAACTCAAGCAGTTCCAGCAGGCGCAGGATCAATTGACCGGCGCGTTGAGCCGGCTGATGGTGGTGTCCGAGCGTTACCCGGACCTCAAGGCCAACCAGAATTTCCTGGCCTTGCAATCGCAGCTTGAAGGCACCGAGAACCGCATCGCCGTGGCCCGCCGCGACTTCATCCTGGCGGTGCAGAAATACAACACCGAAATCCGTACCTTTCCGGGCCGCCTGTGGCACAGCGTGATGTACAGCAACCTGCCGGTGCGCGAAACCTTCGAGGCCACCAGCCCCAATGCCGAGAAAGCGCCGGAAGTGAAGTTTTGA
- the olsB gene encoding L-ornithine N(alpha)-acyltransferase, producing MTQIARISDTGNERRLQAERLIGANALQEAQALRFNVFSGEFNAKLKGAEVGLDMDDYDVHCAHIGVRDLNTGRLVATTRLLDHQAASSLGRFYSEEEFSLNGLVHLKGPILEIGRTCVDPAYRNGGTIAVLWGELAEVLNEGGYSYLMGCASIPMQDGGIQAQAIMQRLRERYLCTEHLQAVPKKPLPALDVPSNVIAEMPPLLKAYMRLGAKICGEPCWDEDFQVADVFILLKRDELCPRYARHFKAAV from the coding sequence ATGACCCAGATCGCCCGCATCAGCGACACCGGCAATGAACGCCGCCTGCAAGCCGAACGCCTGATTGGCGCCAACGCTCTGCAAGAAGCCCAGGCCCTGCGTTTCAACGTCTTCAGCGGCGAATTCAACGCCAAGCTCAAAGGCGCGGAAGTGGGTCTGGACATGGATGATTATGATGTTCACTGCGCCCACATCGGCGTACGCGACCTGAACACCGGCCGTCTCGTGGCGACCACGCGCCTGCTTGACCATCAGGCCGCCAGCAGCCTGGGCCGGTTCTACAGCGAAGAAGAATTCAGCCTCAACGGCCTGGTCCACCTTAAGGGCCCCATCCTGGAAATCGGCCGCACTTGCGTCGACCCGGCCTACCGCAACGGCGGCACCATCGCGGTGCTCTGGGGCGAGCTGGCCGAAGTGCTGAACGAAGGCGGCTACAGCTACCTGATGGGCTGCGCGAGCATCCCAATGCAGGATGGCGGTATCCAGGCCCAGGCGATCATGCAGCGCCTGCGCGAACGCTACCTGTGCACCGAACACCTGCAAGCCGTGCCGAAAAAACCGCTGCCTGCCCTGGACGTGCCGTCCAACGTCATCGCCGAAATGCCGCCGCTGCTCAAGGCCTATATGCGCCTGGGCGCGAAGATCTGCGGCGAGCCGTGCTGGGACGAAGACTTCCAGGTCGCCGACGTGTTCATCCTGCTCAAGCGCGACGAACTCTGCCCGCGCTACGCTCGCCATTTCAAGGCGGCTGTGTGA